In the Methanobrevibacter thaueri genome, one interval contains:
- a CDS encoding Mur ligase family protein yields the protein MNKNDTFGVIGVCGANGNLIARILKQRGYNVIGTDLSFKKDCRFAKSLEGYDIDVFYGKTPEAFFKKSDYIIPPASLPKDSDVLKNCDKPILELYDIIEMIKPEKPVFGITGTNGKTTSTTLLKKIAYDNGIKPCEHDLEGMQGNAEFIPILQSRLDGDVGILEVGTFGVPGTVGRVVKNTSMTGGVITNITPDHLNDLGSFMDYANVKAEFIKELDGKTLIVNGQDPTIMGLLRELDYKGEVITFGVDELPDSVGMKECVCGREIAVKEIISGCGYYFCQCGITTPQVDYIATNVDLKNRTFDLHTPDEKLTVKMGVDGLHNVYNLIGVIIAAHKFLDLPYDKILPSVASFTGVSGRMEEVAKVKGKDIFVDYAHNPAGVETVLKEFKKLFGDFTTVITVSSESGYPGDLGIFNSVLKFSKFIVPASVASHKIAIEKLEDNPKLNDRIFLNHISDFKKTGTLGASQEEVRDGLIKALNLDCEMVIAIGEAATKFKSVIFEL from the coding sequence ATGAATAAAAATGACACCTTTGGGGTTATTGGAGTTTGCGGAGCAAACGGAAATTTAATAGCAAGGATACTGAAGCAAAGAGGATACAACGTAATAGGAACCGATTTGTCATTTAAAAAAGATTGCCGTTTCGCAAAATCCCTGGAAGGATATGACATAGACGTGTTCTATGGAAAGACTCCTGAAGCGTTCTTTAAAAAATCAGATTACATTATCCCACCGGCAAGCCTGCCAAAGGATTCTGACGTATTGAAAAACTGTGACAAGCCGATTTTAGAATTATATGATATTATTGAAATGATCAAGCCGGAAAAGCCGGTATTTGGAATTACAGGCACAAACGGCAAGACAACCTCAACAACATTGCTTAAAAAGATAGCCTACGACAATGGAATAAAGCCATGCGAACATGACCTTGAAGGCATGCAGGGCAATGCGGAGTTCATCCCAATCCTTCAATCCAGATTGGACGGTGATGTTGGAATATTGGAAGTCGGAACATTCGGCGTTCCCGGAACAGTCGGAAGGGTTGTCAAGAACACTTCCATGACCGGAGGGGTAATCACAAACATCACACCCGACCACCTGAACGACCTTGGAAGCTTCATGGATTATGCTAATGTTAAAGCCGAATTCATTAAGGAACTGGACGGCAAGACACTGATTGTAAACGGTCAGGACCCTACAATCATGGGATTGCTGCGTGAACTGGACTATAAGGGCGAGGTCATAACCTTCGGTGTCGATGAGTTGCCAGATTCAGTCGGAATGAAGGAATGTGTCTGCGGAAGGGAAATCGCCGTTAAGGAAATAATTTCAGGCTGCGGCTACTACTTCTGCCAATGTGGAATAACCACTCCGCAGGTGGACTATATTGCAACAAATGTGGATTTGAAAAACAGAACATTCGACTTGCACACTCCCGATGAGAAACTTACCGTGAAGATGGGCGTGGACGGTCTTCATAATGTTTACAATCTGATAGGTGTCATAATAGCGGCACACAAGTTTCTGGATTTGCCTTATGACAAGATTTTGCCTTCAGTTGCAAGCTTCACCGGCGTGAGCGGAAGAATGGAAGAGGTTGCAAAAGTGAAGGGCAAGGACATCTTTGTCGATTATGCCCATAATCCTGCAGGCGTTGAAACCGTATTGAAGGAATTCAAGAAGCTATTCGGAGACTTTACCACTGTCATTACTGTATCGTCCGAATCAGGCTATCCTGGAGATTTAGGCATATTCAACAGCGTCTTGAAGTTCTCAAAATTCATCGTCCCGGCATCAGTGGCGTCCCACAAGATTGCCATCGAGAAGCTGGAGGACAATCCTAAGCTGAACGACAGGATTTTCCTGAACCATATCAGCGACTTCAAGAAAACCGGAACATTGGGCGCTTCACAAGAGGAAGTTCGTGATGGTCTGATAAAGGCATTAAACTTGGATTGTGAAATGGTGATAGCCATTGGCGAAGCGGCCACCAAATTCAAATCAGTGATTTTTGAATTATAA
- a CDS encoding sugar phosphate isomerase/epimerase family protein, with amino-acid sequence MKIGASTLAGIDDSLENALEFIEGLGIDYAEIVHQFPTEHINPETLESYSLKYTIHAPFMDVNIASPQDQSRLNSIEQVKSSIDLANKIDAEAVVIHPGLISFLANKYFRKEVFEIANASMIELGAYGDDLGVLTTFENMPAFESMIYENMDELNEFLTDNNLYMTLDVGHANHVGYSADDMIFDCIKHVHMHDNFGDDDAHLPLGEGSIDLKRVVNNLESKKYDGIYILEVNDYDSIKKSNEYMKENF; translated from the coding sequence ATGAAAATCGGAGCTTCAACATTAGCCGGAATTGATGACAGTTTGGAAAATGCACTTGAGTTCATTGAAGGTCTTGGCATTGATTACGCCGAAATAGTTCATCAATTTCCCACAGAACATATCAATCCGGAAACTTTAGAAAGTTACAGCCTAAAATACACAATCCATGCACCATTCATGGACGTAAATATCGCAAGCCCTCAAGATCAAAGCCGTCTGAATTCAATCGAGCAGGTGAAATCATCTATTGACCTCGCAAACAAAATAGATGCCGAGGCTGTAGTGATTCATCCGGGACTGATTTCATTTTTGGCAAACAAGTATTTCAGGAAAGAGGTTTTTGAAATTGCCAATGCATCCATGATTGAACTTGGAGCTTACGGTGATGATTTGGGTGTCTTGACCACATTTGAGAACATGCCCGCATTTGAAAGCATGATTTATGAAAACATGGATGAGCTGAATGAATTCCTCACCGACAACAACCTATACATGACATTGGATGTCGGCCATGCCAACCATGTGGGATATTCCGCAGACGACATGATTTTTGATTGCATTAAACACGTACATATGCATGATAATTTTGGTGATGATGACGCACACCTACCATTAGGTGAAGGCTCTATTGATTTAAAACGTGTAGTCAACAATCTAGAAAGCAAAAAATATGATGGCATCTACATACTCGAAGTAAATGATTACGATTCCATCAAAAAAAGTAATGAGTACATGAAGGAAAACTTCTAG
- a CDS encoding aconitase X catalytic domain-containing protein, with protein sequence MFLTKKEQEMCDGEYGETIRKSMDILVALGDIYGASKLVDITSAQVSGVSYKTIGDAGLEYLEDLAQDDSGKATINASLNPPGTDLDNWEELGFPEYFAIKQNKIVDAYANLGIAKTCTCTPYLVGNVPRFRDHVSWSESSAVAYVNSVIGARTNREGGPAALAAAIVGKTPLYGFHLEQNRKANLVVNVSTELKGADFGALGYIIGKAVGSGVPYFKLQNTPNNNDLKTLGAALASSGSVALYHVENVTPEFDIAGEADVEDLMFIGEKEINETRQKLTTTDKTPDLICLGCPHASLEEIKQVATIVQGKTIKNKLWICTSVSVKATADRMGYTQIIESAGGNVVCDTCMVVAPIEEMGFEVIGVNSAKAANYVPSMCGLDVVYNDVENLIQFE encoded by the coding sequence GATGGGGAATACGGGGAAACCATAAGAAAAAGTATGGACATCCTTGTCGCCTTGGGTGACATTTACGGAGCTTCCAAACTGGTTGACATTACCTCAGCACAAGTATCTGGTGTTTCTTATAAGACAATTGGAGATGCTGGTTTAGAATATCTTGAAGATTTGGCTCAAGACGACTCTGGAAAAGCGACAATCAACGCTTCACTAAATCCTCCGGGAACCGACTTGGACAATTGGGAGGAATTGGGATTTCCTGAGTATTTTGCAATCAAGCAAAACAAGATTGTGGACGCATATGCAAATCTTGGAATTGCAAAAACCTGTACTTGCACTCCTTATTTGGTTGGTAATGTTCCAAGATTCAGGGATCATGTTTCATGGTCCGAATCATCTGCTGTTGCTTATGTCAATTCCGTAATTGGAGCTCGTACCAATCGTGAAGGAGGTCCTGCGGCACTTGCAGCGGCCATTGTTGGTAAAACTCCTTTATATGGATTCCATCTGGAGCAAAACAGAAAGGCTAATCTTGTTGTTAATGTGTCTACCGAGTTAAAAGGCGCTGATTTCGGTGCTTTGGGTTACATTATCGGTAAAGCTGTCGGCAGTGGCGTACCATACTTCAAGCTACAGAACACTCCAAACAACAACGATTTAAAGACACTTGGTGCAGCGCTTGCATCCTCAGGTTCAGTGGCTCTCTATCATGTTGAGAACGTAACCCCTGAATTTGACATTGCCGGTGAGGCGGATGTTGAAGACTTGATGTTCATTGGCGAGAAGGAAATCAATGAAACCCGTCAAAAATTAACAACCACCGACAAGACACCTGATTTGATTTGTCTCGGATGTCCTCATGCATCACTTGAGGAAATTAAGCAAGTGGCAACTATCGTTCAAGGAAAAACCATTAAAAATAAATTATGGATTTGCACATCAGTCAGCGTCAAGGCAACAGCTGACAGAATGGGCTACACCCAGATAATCGAAAGCGCAGGCGGAAACGTTGTATGTGACACATGTATGGTTGTGGCTCCTATTGAAGAGATGGGCTTTGAAGTCATCGGTGTGAATTCAGCAAAGGCAGCAAACTATGTTCCGTCAATGTGCGGACTTGATGTTGTCTACAACGATGTAGAAAATCTTATTCAATTCGAATAG
- a CDS encoding Mur ligase family protein yields the protein MNYLVVGAGNASRPVARLLNYLGHSVVITDLKDISEFKIEFQRSLIEMEKEGVKLDMANKDPSVEGFEAVYMPPTLPETAPIAQKIKDSDLKVLTNEEFSKMVNDLIPVDIIGITGTMGKTTTTFITTSLFKQAGYNVWSCSSLVNNLVSEAIIDGIVKGKAQDCDIAIFELPHGTIGLLNRLNIKMGLLTNVAEDHLSEFGGSLELYQQRKLVLEAMSETFIANNSCRDIIAPKRGDALYYALDEDVDFKGTVGDKSLTIEYEDDSFTTPFHMMSYFFENSVAASAVALTYGVKKEDIIDALTEFKGLPAHMEDVGNYNGRKVILDSAFLYDGMKITLDYFKDESVVLFLDHFDTLSVRDKAEVGELVSNYDIKTVIASGFNEVTQEVEMEAAQEILDAITNPKIEKVAVENIEIAAEETFKYSKPGDIILHMGPLIAYDRLTTVDKIMKGLEKGSKKYE from the coding sequence ATGAATTATTTAGTTGTTGGTGCAGGAAATGCTAGTAGGCCTGTTGCAAGATTGCTTAATTATTTGGGCCATAGCGTTGTAATAACTGATTTAAAAGATATTTCAGAGTTCAAGATAGAGTTTCAAAGAAGTTTAATTGAAATGGAAAAGGAAGGCGTTAAGTTAGACATGGCCAATAAGGACCCTTCAGTTGAAGGGTTTGAAGCCGTTTACATGCCTCCTACTCTACCTGAAACCGCTCCAATCGCTCAAAAAATCAAGGATTCAGATTTAAAAGTCCTGACTAACGAGGAATTCTCCAAGATGGTTAACGATTTGATTCCTGTTGACATCATAGGCATCACAGGAACCATGGGAAAGACCACAACCACATTTATCACAACAAGCCTGTTCAAGCAGGCCGGATATAACGTATGGTCCTGCTCATCCCTGGTGAATAATTTGGTTTCAGAAGCAATCATTGATGGGATAGTTAAAGGAAAGGCACAGGATTGTGACATAGCTATTTTTGAACTTCCTCATGGAACAATCGGTCTTTTAAACAGACTGAACATTAAGATGGGCCTTTTAACAAATGTTGCTGAGGACCACCTGTCCGAATTCGGCGGTTCACTTGAATTGTACCAGCAACGCAAGCTTGTCCTTGAGGCCATGAGCGAGACATTCATCGCAAACAATTCATGTCGTGACATCATCGCTCCCAAAAGGGGTGATGCCCTGTATTACGCATTGGATGAGGATGTCGATTTCAAGGGCACTGTCGGCGACAAGTCATTGACCATTGAATATGAAGACGATTCCTTCACCACCCCGTTCCACATGATGAGCTACTTTTTCGAAAATTCAGTGGCGGCAAGTGCTGTGGCATTGACTTACGGGGTTAAAAAGGAAGATATTATTGACGCATTAACAGAGTTTAAGGGCTTGCCTGCACACATGGAGGATGTGGGCAACTATAATGGAAGAAAGGTAATCTTAGACTCAGCATTCTTATATGATGGAATGAAAATCACCCTTGACTACTTCAAGGACGAAAGTGTGGTTTTATTCCTTGACCATTTCGACACACTGTCCGTCAGAGACAAGGCGGAGGTTGGTGAACTGGTCAGCAACTATGACATCAAGACAGTAATTGCAAGCGGATTCAATGAGGTGACACAGGAAGTGGAGATGGAAGCGGCTCAGGAAATACTTGACGCCATAACAAATCCGAAAATCGAGAAGGTCGCTGTCGAAAACATTGAAATCGCCGCTGAAGAGACCTTCAAGTACTCCAAGCCTGGAGACATAATACTGCACATGGGTCCTCTTATAGCATACGACAGGCTAACCACAGTCGACAAGATCATGAAAGGGCTTGAAAAGGGGAGCAAAAAATATGAATAA
- a CDS encoding DEAD/DEAH box helicase, with protein sequence MASYINHPLLKKDAIESRLYQQILAGDVLKKGNTMVVAPTALGKTIVAILVAADRLNKVKNSKVLVLAPSKPLAIQHEESFKEFITLPCTSITGAVKTDERIKRWEESRIISATPQTVESDLLNGRYDLSNVSLIVFDECHHGVGSYSYVYLASRYVQESNFNLILGLTASPGSDKYKIKEVCENLYIQNIVVKTEDDVDVKPYFNPVEIEWVKVKMGTELAKIKEYIDKSLKVRLKALKNMGVIKTVSVNKVDILKARGRIQGEIARSTNPDKELFHAISILTAVINIQHAQELIETQGVNTFNRYVGRLRKKQTKAAKSLMLDDNFGRAVKLARKAEKSGLEHPKLHEITKILKQELGDNGQSKLTTERFEDKSDESASKIIVFTQYRDTLDMIHQKLEKEGIKSAQFFGQAAKDGKKGLTQKQQKAIIKSFRMGEYDVLLSTSVAEEGIDIPAVDLVVLYEPVPSEVRMIQRRGRTGRKRTGRVKVLITEGTRDEAYYWSSIRKEDRMKNQLIDPVVLEELNASAIERMENEKRVKVVDRPKKENDFPVVYADSREGNSKVIRHLTEMEIDVQVRSMAVADYQVSDEVAIERKTAKDFVDSIVDKRLFKQAKELSEEFKHPIMILEGDDLYTGMINPNAIRGSMASIAIDFGISIIPTRNSQDTAAMIKRIAVREQNGERTPIQIRTDKKPVSLMEQQLFIVESLPNIGPVNAKNLLLHFGTVSNILNASENDLQEVEGIGKKTAKDIRNVLDSKYLYFKKEIKEKKLL encoded by the coding sequence ATGGCAAGCTACATTAATCATCCACTGTTGAAAAAGGATGCAATCGAATCAAGATTATATCAGCAGATTCTTGCGGGGGACGTCTTGAAGAAGGGAAACACCATGGTTGTTGCACCGACCGCTTTAGGTAAGACAATCGTGGCCATCCTTGTGGCTGCCGACAGATTGAATAAGGTAAAAAACTCAAAGGTGCTGGTTTTGGCTCCATCAAAGCCATTGGCAATACAGCATGAGGAAAGCTTTAAGGAATTCATAACCCTTCCCTGCACATCAATAACAGGTGCCGTCAAGACCGATGAGAGAATCAAGAGATGGGAAGAGTCAAGGATAATATCCGCCACTCCACAAACCGTGGAATCAGACTTGCTGAACGGCAGATATGATTTGAGCAACGTTTCCCTAATCGTTTTCGACGAATGCCATCACGGTGTCGGGTCCTATTCATATGTCTATCTGGCATCAAGATATGTTCAGGAATCCAATTTTAACTTAATTTTAGGTTTGACAGCTTCACCAGGTTCCGATAAGTATAAAATCAAGGAAGTGTGCGAAAACCTTTACATCCAAAACATTGTCGTCAAGACAGAGGACGATGTTGACGTGAAGCCATACTTCAACCCTGTTGAAATCGAATGGGTTAAGGTGAAGATGGGCACTGAACTTGCCAAAATCAAGGAATATATTGACAAATCACTGAAGGTAAGGCTCAAGGCCCTAAAGAATATGGGCGTCATCAAGACCGTTTCCGTAAATAAGGTTGATATACTGAAGGCAAGAGGCCGCATTCAAGGAGAGATTGCAAGGTCAACCAATCCGGATAAGGAGCTCTTCCATGCAATTTCCATCTTAACTGCAGTCATCAACATTCAGCATGCCCAGGAGCTGATTGAGACCCAGGGTGTCAATACATTCAACAGGTATGTCGGAAGGCTGCGCAAGAAACAGACCAAGGCCGCCAAGTCACTGATGCTTGATGATAATTTTGGACGAGCGGTCAAGCTGGCCAGAAAGGCCGAAAAGAGTGGTCTGGAACATCCTAAGCTACATGAGATTACTAAAATACTCAAACAGGAATTGGGTGATAATGGCCAAAGCAAGCTGACCACAGAACGTTTTGAAGATAAAAGCGACGAATCAGCATCCAAGATAATAGTCTTCACCCAATATAGGGACACCCTTGACATGATTCATCAAAAGCTCGAGAAGGAAGGAATAAAATCAGCGCAATTCTTTGGTCAGGCCGCTAAAGACGGTAAAAAAGGACTGACCCAAAAGCAACAGAAAGCCATTATCAAGTCATTTAGAATGGGCGAGTATGACGTGCTGTTATCCACAAGCGTTGCTGAAGAGGGCATAGACATCCCTGCCGTTGATTTGGTCGTGTTATATGAGCCTGTTCCTTCAGAAGTGAGAATGATTCAAAGGCGTGGCAGAACTGGTCGTAAAAGGACAGGTCGCGTAAAGGTTTTAATCACTGAAGGAACCCGAGACGAGGCTTATTACTGGTCAAGCATTAGAAAAGAGGACCGCATGAAAAACCAATTGATTGACCCTGTCGTTTTGGAGGAGTTGAATGCCTCAGCCATTGAAAGGATGGAAAATGAAAAGAGGGTCAAGGTTGTTGACAGGCCTAAAAAGGAAAATGACTTTCCGGTAGTCTATGCGGATTCACGTGAGGGAAACTCCAAGGTAATCAGGCATTTGACAGAAATGGAGATCGATGTACAGGTTCGCTCAATGGCCGTTGCCGATTATCAGGTAAGTGACGAGGTGGCTATTGAGAGGAAAACAGCCAAGGACTTCGTGGACTCAATCGTTGACAAGAGACTGTTCAAGCAGGCCAAGGAATTGTCCGAGGAGTTCAAGCATCCTATAATGATTCTTGAGGGGGATGATTTATACACCGGGATGATTAATCCGAATGCAATCAGGGGATCAATGGCTTCCATTGCAATAGACTTTGGCATAAGCATCATTCCAACCAGGAATTCACAGGACACCGCCGCAATGATTAAGAGAATTGCCGTTCGTGAGCAAAACGGTGAAAGGACTCCTATTCAAATCAGAACAGATAAGAAACCTGTCAGTCTAATGGAGCAGCAACTGTTCATTGTCGAGTCCCTGCCTAATATAGGTCCTGTTAATGCAAAGAATCTGCTCTTGCATTTCGGTACCGTAAGCAATATTCTCAATGCCAGTGAAAATGACTTGCAGGAAGTTGAGGGAATAGGTAAAAAAACAGCTAAGGATATCAGGAACGTCTTAGATTCAAAATACCTTTATTTTAAAAAAGAGATTAAGGAAAAGAAACTTCTCTAG